From a region of the Listeria monocytogenes ATCC 19117 genome:
- a CDS encoding YpoC family protein, protein MAEFKYAVELTHPDFPAPDVILEEYDPESIYVSGLPFWQEQQFFTKGGGVIPWKNETERACRKLAKHMTNLAESMEADLKVHKKPSPVTVRDALGIFLSILFWSNHRPVQLDNLMDQIKTLETKPLNLDERLEYVLKRGNTYLGFRQLNELMLEQRKLIAKRS, encoded by the coding sequence ATGGCTGAATTTAAATATGCAGTAGAATTAACACATCCTGATTTCCCAGCACCGGATGTTATTTTAGAAGAATATGATCCAGAATCCATTTATGTTAGTGGTCTACCTTTTTGGCAAGAACAACAGTTTTTTACCAAAGGTGGTGGAGTTATTCCTTGGAAAAATGAAACAGAGCGAGCTTGTCGCAAATTGGCGAAACATATGACTAATTTGGCTGAAAGTATGGAAGCTGATTTGAAAGTGCATAAAAAACCATCTCCTGTAACGGTTAGAGATGCGCTCGGTATTTTTTTATCTATTTTATTTTGGAGTAATCACCGGCCAGTACAGCTAGATAATTTGATGGACCAAATTAAAACGTTGGAGACAAAACCACTCAATTTAGACGAGCGGTTAGAATATGTATTAAAGCGAGGTAATACGTATTTAGGTTTTCGGCAATTAAATGAATTAATGTTAGAACAGCGTAAATTAATTGCGAAAAGATCATAA
- the nth gene encoding endonuclease III — MLSNKQTVLCIEEMAKMFPAAHCELVHKNTFELLVAVVLSAQCTDVLVNRVTASLFEKYHSPEDYLAVPLEELMEDIRSIGLYRNKAKNIQGLSEKILIEFNGEVPKTHAELESLPGVGRKTANVVLSVGFGIPAIAVDTHVERISKRLGICRWKDSVVEVEETLKRKLPKELWSDAHHYMIFFGRYHCKARNPECPTCPLLYLCREGKKQAKVRGFDG; from the coding sequence TTGTTATCGAATAAACAAACCGTATTATGCATAGAAGAAATGGCAAAAATGTTTCCAGCAGCACACTGTGAGCTAGTTCATAAAAATACGTTTGAATTACTGGTGGCTGTTGTCTTATCCGCTCAATGTACAGATGTGTTAGTAAATCGCGTGACTGCCTCGCTGTTTGAAAAATATCACTCACCAGAAGATTATTTGGCTGTTCCACTGGAAGAATTGATGGAAGATATTCGCTCTATTGGCTTATATCGTAATAAAGCAAAAAATATTCAAGGATTATCCGAGAAAATTCTAATCGAATTTAATGGGGAAGTACCAAAGACGCATGCGGAACTTGAGAGCCTTCCAGGTGTAGGTAGAAAAACGGCCAATGTTGTTTTATCAGTTGGCTTTGGTATTCCAGCAATCGCAGTAGATACACATGTCGAACGAATTAGTAAACGCTTAGGGATTTGTAGATGGAAAGATTCTGTTGTAGAAGTGGAAGAAACGTTAAAAAGAAAGCTACCAAAAGAACTCTGGTCTGATGCACATCATTATATGATTTTCTTTGGAAGATATCATTGTAAAGCAAGAAACCCAGAATGCCCGACCTGTCCCTTACTCTATTTATGCAGAGAAGGAAAAAAACAAGCGAAAGTGAGGGGATTCGATGGCTGA
- a CDS encoding DnaD domain-containing protein produces the protein MNPKILEKWMAEGQVTLPQVLVKNYATIGLNEVELVLLLQIQSFAAEAEFFPSMEMLTNRTTLPLEETIKTMDSLLKKGVIAIEQSQDNSRMISEQYNLAPLWGKLVALYENKEADSKHEKELEKQTSLYTLFEAEFGRPLSPMEAEMLSAWVEQDRTSPDLIKEALKEAVISQKLNFRYIDRILLNWSKQGVKTIEDAKRVAEEFHQNGRTSQAINQTEVKKSAGSIPLYDWLEKRKG, from the coding sequence ATGAATCCAAAAATTCTTGAAAAATGGATGGCTGAAGGGCAAGTGACATTACCGCAAGTGCTAGTGAAAAACTATGCAACCATTGGCTTAAACGAAGTAGAACTAGTGCTATTACTTCAAATTCAATCCTTTGCAGCAGAGGCAGAATTTTTCCCGTCGATGGAAATGTTAACCAATAGAACAACGCTTCCACTGGAAGAAACAATTAAAACGATGGACTCACTCTTGAAAAAAGGTGTGATTGCTATCGAACAAAGCCAAGATAATTCACGAATGATTTCTGAACAATATAATTTGGCACCACTCTGGGGTAAACTAGTCGCTTTATATGAAAACAAGGAAGCAGATAGTAAACATGAAAAAGAGTTAGAAAAACAAACCAGTTTATATACTCTATTCGAAGCAGAGTTTGGAAGACCGCTTTCTCCAATGGAAGCAGAAATGTTATCCGCGTGGGTAGAGCAAGATAGAACGAGCCCGGATTTAATCAAAGAAGCATTAAAAGAAGCTGTTATTTCGCAAAAATTAAATTTCCGATATATTGATAGGATTCTGCTTAACTGGTCGAAACAAGGGGTTAAGACAATAGAAGATGCCAAGCGTGTAGCGGAAGAATTTCATCAAAATGGGCGCACAAGCCAAGCAATTAACCAAACGGAAGTGAAAAAAAGCGCAGGTTCGATTCCTCTATACGACTGGCTTGAAAAAAGAAAAGGGTGA
- the asnS gene encoding asparagine--tRNA ligase: MKITINQASEFVGKEVTIGAWLANKRSSGKIAFLQLRDGTGFMQGVVVKAEVGDDIFATAKALTQETSLYVTGTINEDTRSPFGYEMAVSGVEVISESHDYPITPKEHGTEFLMDHRHLWLRSNRQHAIMKIRNEIIRASYEFFNKEGFLKIDPPILTGSAPEGTTELFHTKYFDEDAFLSQSGQLYMEAAAMAFGKVFSFGPTFRAEKSKTRRHLIEFWMIEPEMAFYKLEDSLQVQENYVAFLVKAVLDNCRLELDRLGRDVSHLEKMVAPFPRITYTEAIERLHELGFDDIVWGDDFGAPHETAIADSFEKPVFITHYPKAIKPFYMPEDPENDQVVLCADMIAPEGYGEIIGGSERIHDLETLQARMEDFDLDQEAYSWYLDLARYGSVPHSGFGLGLERTVAWISGTEHVRETIPFPRLLNRLYP; encoded by the coding sequence GTGAAAATTACAATCAATCAAGCATCCGAATTTGTCGGAAAAGAAGTAACTATTGGAGCATGGCTTGCGAATAAGCGTTCAAGTGGTAAAATTGCTTTCTTACAATTACGTGATGGAACAGGATTTATGCAAGGCGTTGTCGTAAAAGCAGAAGTTGGCGATGATATTTTCGCAACTGCTAAAGCATTAACCCAAGAAACAAGTTTATATGTCACAGGTACAATTAACGAAGATACTCGTTCACCATTTGGTTATGAAATGGCTGTATCTGGTGTAGAAGTAATTAGCGAATCACATGATTATCCAATTACACCAAAAGAGCATGGCACGGAATTTTTAATGGACCACCGTCATTTATGGCTACGTTCTAACCGTCAACATGCGATTATGAAAATTCGTAACGAAATTATACGCGCTAGCTATGAGTTTTTCAATAAAGAAGGATTCCTAAAAATCGATCCACCAATCTTGACCGGAAGTGCTCCAGAAGGAACAACCGAACTTTTCCATACGAAATATTTTGATGAAGATGCGTTTCTATCTCAAAGTGGTCAATTATACATGGAAGCAGCAGCAATGGCTTTCGGTAAAGTATTCTCATTCGGTCCAACTTTCCGTGCTGAGAAATCAAAAACTCGCCGTCACTTAATTGAATTCTGGATGATTGAACCGGAAATGGCATTTTACAAATTAGAAGATAGCTTACAAGTACAAGAAAACTACGTGGCATTCCTAGTAAAAGCAGTTCTTGATAACTGCCGCTTAGAACTAGATCGCCTTGGTCGTGATGTTAGTCATTTAGAAAAAATGGTTGCACCGTTCCCGCGTATTACTTATACAGAAGCAATCGAACGTTTACACGAATTAGGCTTTGATGATATTGTTTGGGGAGATGACTTCGGGGCACCACATGAAACAGCGATTGCAGACAGCTTCGAAAAACCAGTTTTCATTACACATTATCCAAAAGCAATTAAACCATTTTATATGCCGGAAGATCCAGAAAACGATCAAGTTGTGTTGTGCGCTGATATGATTGCTCCAGAAGGATACGGAGAAATCATTGGTGGATCGGAACGTATTCACGATTTAGAAACGCTTCAAGCTAGAATGGAAGACTTCGATTTGGATCAAGAAGCCTACAGCTGGTACCTTGACTTAGCTCGTTATGGCTCTGTTCCACATTCCGGTTTTGGTCTTGGCTTAGAACGTACAGTTGCTTGGATTTCGGGCACAGAACATGTACGTGAAACCATTCCGTTCCCACGTTTACTAAACCGTTTATATCCGTAA
- a CDS encoding pyridoxal phosphate-dependent aminotransferase, protein MDLPLSKRVKGVAPSPTLAITAKAKQMKQEGIDVIGLGAGEPDFNTPQNIIDAAIESMNKGFTKYTPSSGIIELKQAIVDKLQKDQFLNYETNQIFVGTGAKHVLYSAFQTILDPGDEVIIPVPYWVTYPEQVKLAGGIPVFVETGFDADFKISAANFEKAITKKTKAIVLNSPNNPSGMCYTKEELIAIGEVAEKHQIYILSDEIYEKLYYGNKADLVSIASLSDRLYDLTIVINGVSKAYSMTGWRIGYAAANKEIIAGMSKLADHLTSNPTANAQYAALEAYVGSQEVPEKMYKAFEERMERFYPELSSIPGFKPKKPDGAFYFFIEVKEAAHKKGFQDVDAFVAALLEEAKVAVIPGSGFGMPDYIRLSYATNPDLFQEAINRIKSFMK, encoded by the coding sequence ATGGACTTACCGTTATCAAAACGTGTCAAAGGAGTGGCCCCGTCGCCAACACTTGCGATTACGGCTAAAGCAAAACAAATGAAACAAGAAGGAATTGATGTTATCGGCTTAGGTGCTGGGGAACCAGATTTCAATACCCCGCAGAATATTATCGATGCAGCAATTGAGTCCATGAACAAAGGATTCACCAAATATACTCCTTCTAGTGGAATCATCGAGCTAAAACAAGCGATTGTTGATAAGCTCCAAAAAGATCAGTTCTTAAACTACGAAACGAACCAGATTTTCGTAGGTACTGGTGCTAAACATGTACTCTACTCTGCGTTTCAAACGATTTTAGATCCAGGCGATGAAGTCATTATTCCAGTTCCATATTGGGTAACTTATCCCGAACAAGTCAAATTAGCAGGTGGTATTCCTGTTTTTGTAGAAACTGGTTTTGACGCGGATTTCAAAATTTCAGCAGCAAATTTTGAAAAAGCTATCACGAAAAAAACAAAAGCAATCGTTTTAAATTCACCCAATAACCCTTCTGGTATGTGCTATACGAAAGAGGAGCTTATTGCTATTGGTGAAGTTGCTGAAAAACATCAGATTTACATTTTATCTGATGAAATATACGAAAAATTATACTATGGTAACAAAGCTGATTTAGTCTCTATCGCGAGTTTGAGTGACCGTTTGTATGATTTAACTATTGTTATTAATGGTGTATCTAAAGCATATTCAATGACGGGCTGGCGAATTGGTTACGCAGCTGCAAATAAAGAAATCATTGCTGGAATGAGTAAGTTAGCGGATCATTTAACAAGTAATCCAACTGCTAATGCCCAGTATGCTGCACTTGAAGCGTATGTTGGTAGTCAAGAAGTTCCAGAAAAAATGTACAAAGCTTTTGAAGAACGAATGGAACGTTTTTATCCAGAACTAAGTAGCATTCCAGGTTTTAAACCGAAAAAACCAGATGGCGCTTTTTATTTCTTTATTGAAGTAAAAGAAGCGGCACATAAAAAAGGTTTTCAGGATGTAGATGCTTTTGTAGCAGCTCTTTTAGAAGAAGCGAAAGTCGCAGTCATTCCAGGCTCAGGATTCGGAATGCCTGATTATATACGCCTTTCTTATGCAACAAATCCAGACTTATTCCAAGAAGCTATAAATCGAATCAAAAGTTTTATGAAATAG
- a CDS encoding DUF5590 domain-containing protein has product MYLCENENAYRRRNSGNLEIEMSEIILRNRKPKRKIGKWIAIILGIIIVLVVAAFLYFRYAEKPVTNAETEALDRISGQVDLKTTDQFYLYNGPKEVYYVLTGKNSKNKNIIVWVPKKKSDKVYVKFASDGITEQQARDKVTKEKNPKKILHVNLGMEKETPIWEVAYLDKNDKLNYFDINFETGEWYREIENL; this is encoded by the coding sequence ATGTATCTATGCGAAAATGAAAATGCATATCGCCGGAGGAATTCCGGTAATTTAGAAATAGAAATGAGCGAGATTATTTTGCGAAATAGAAAACCTAAGCGTAAGATTGGCAAATGGATAGCGATTATTCTCGGCATAATTATTGTGCTTGTCGTAGCAGCTTTTCTGTACTTTAGATATGCAGAAAAACCAGTAACCAATGCAGAAACAGAAGCCTTAGACCGAATAAGTGGCCAAGTTGATTTAAAAACAACAGATCAATTTTATCTTTATAATGGGCCAAAAGAAGTGTATTACGTATTAACTGGTAAGAACAGTAAGAATAAGAATATCATTGTTTGGGTTCCAAAGAAAAAATCCGACAAAGTATATGTTAAATTCGCATCTGATGGGATTACAGAACAACAAGCACGCGATAAAGTCACAAAAGAAAAGAATCCAAAGAAAATTTTACATGTGAATTTAGGAATGGAAAAAGAAACGCCTATTTGGGAAGTTGCCTACTTAGATAAGAATGACAAGCTAAACTACTTTGACATTAACTTTGAAACAGGTGAATGGTACAGAGAGATTGAAAACTTGTAA